CTTCACTGCCACTTTGAAACAAATCAGAGATCACTAGCATGTTCTTAACACAAATGTACAGTACAATTTAATTGTACATTCAATGCCCTTAAAGCTATCCGTCCTCAGACTGTAACTCACTACTtcatatacattaaaatatatattaggcctgagcaaaacagaaatacaaacatgtatcttttaaagaaacattttgaCAATCAATAAAGTCAGCCTATATCACGAAGGGATATATTTTATGTGCTATGAGTTCAATAACATCACACAGGCTCTATTACATTTGAtaggtgctttttttttaaccatttaaataataaagtcTCATAACCATGGCTGTCACAAATTATAAAGAAAATGCTATTAGCTAGCGGCAACAGTTCTTCTTTTGAGTTTGCTATtcattatcattaaataatctttaaaaatgtatcatggtttccataaaattattaagcagcacatctgTTTGCAACATTGATAAGAAGAAATGCTACTTCAGCATTATATTAacattggaatgatttctgtgacactgaagactagattCATtgctgcttaaaattcagcacacaggaataaattacatttcaaaatatattaaaattaaaaaaattaaatcataaaatccaaaatattgcTGGTTTATTGAAgttgtaatcaaataaatacagccttgatgagcataagagacctctatcaaaaacactaaaaaaacttaccaaccccaaacttttaaacagaagTGTAGGAGatttttagcttgtttttttcCTTATTAAGAATCAGTAAGCTactataataaaaaacttcagcATAAAATTCTGAAAGTAGAAGTGGAAGGTTGCCACCTCACCTGCCAAGGAAGTCGTCCTGATCAATGTCTTTATCATAAAGGTCAAACTCCACCTCCTGACCTGGGAGCTGGGTCAAGATCACCTACAATACAAGCAGACAGGTATGCATTACTAATAAATATCCCTTTGCAAAGGAGCTGAAAAGGAATATTTGAATGAAGTGACTCTTAAAGCACAAATCAGCTAGACAAGATGGAATCCTTGTGTTTTAAGAAATAAGCCATATCCCTCCGTGTTACACATGAAATAAATTAGCATGCATACCTCATAAAGTTCATTCCAGATGGGGTTGAGGTTCTCTTTGATGACCTGACTCTTGAACGCCACTCCTCCCACTCGGATCTTCACATACGGGTCGCTCTTTCCCTTCACCATCCCACCCATTAAATTGTCCTTAGCGATGAGACTCTGGGCTTCAACCAGGTGGATCCGCAGAACACCCTATATTGAACATGGGACAATTACAAAGAATGATAACTTCAATCTTATAGTTTTTTTCAAAAGACATCAAGATCTACACTTCTTTAGAGGCTCACCTCAGTTGCAAAATTGCTGTCTGGACTAGTGTGCTCGGGACGTTTTGAAGTGGGAGACACTTTTGATACCCCTGAAGACACTTCTGATTCAATATCTCCATCTCCGGGTAATGGAGTCACAGGTGTGGTAAGGATGGCTTCTTCATTCAGCCACAACACCTGAAACATTTAACTCCTGCATAACACGTCCTCAAATTTTTAATAACCAAAATCAATCTATCTTATCTTACCCTCAGCATAGCTGTCATGTAGATACGGCTGGCCGGTCCGGACTTTTCTAGCTGAAACCATTGATCCATGCTGAGCTCAGCACTGGAGAGCAGACGGGACAATGGGATAGACAAACTTCCCAGAGTCAAAGCCCTGTCATCATCCTTCACCTGGGACAGATGGAAGCAATTACAGTGAAGAAATGTTGCTTACATGTATTTATACACAATTAAATGAGCACATGAAAGGATATAATTGCAGTTACATCATGAAAAGTGGTAAATTAATaacactctagatttaatattttGCAATCACTGTGATTATACTGTACCTGGATGTCGATGTCTTGTTTGCGTGGGTcctgaataaaaaatgtaaaggcATCCTCCCATACTGGATTGTTAGTCCCATACACCGTctggatttttaattaatgagaaaatacagtatatatgaaaGAGTGACTCCAAAAGGTATAAACATGCCATAAACTTTACCCATATTTTATAACAATGACACCATACCCTGCTCTCTTTGGTGGTATCCTGGACAGAAATCTGCACCATGGGGCTGGGGTCCTTGTTACCTTTCTTAAACTGAATAGAAACACATCCTACTGAATAACATCAACATTTTAGGCACTCTTtgaacaaaacaataaatgctgAAAGAAGAGCAAAGGTGGTGCAGACTACAAACTTACAGGTAGATCTTGTGCCCGGTCCAGATAAACAGTCAAAATAGCAGCAGAAGGAGGATCTGCTGTCTTACCATATATCGTAATGTTTTTATTCCTCTCCAGCACCTATATTTGATAAAAGGGTTTAGTCTGGAAATTAAATGAGAATATCAAGAAATACACCGTTtttatagtttgtcatgatctAGTTAGTTAGTCTAGAAAGCATGCTTACTTCGTTTAGGCGCTCTGCAGAGGGCAGCAGAGAGAGCCATTCTAGCTTGAGATGAACCTGACCTGATGGTGCATCCTTTAAAGTGTACCActaaaaacacagagaaaagcAATACAACACTATTATAAACAATACAGACTGCATAACTGAGAAACAGTTAGGGTggtgaaataaatatgtttgcCACTGATTTAAAAGACTTCGTACAGAACAATAATGGAAAAGGTTTTTGGTGTAAGaaatcaacaaaagaaaatagaaaatcaACTAaaaattttatacatatatttatatacatgagtgtgtgtatgtataaacAAGAATTAGTCCACAAGATATACCTCATCCAAAAGAACTGCTTTCTTTACAATACCTAAATCCAGCTTcattctaaaaaataaagaaagacaaaaatagacaagcattttttatattaataaagatttattatatttgtaatatatttctttaaCTGAACTTaactatatataaatgtatttattattatatttgtataattattcATGAATTAATACCTCCCAAGAAAGTCATCCTGGTCAGGGTCTTTATCAAACACCTCCAACTCCAGCTCCTGACCAGGTACTTCATGAACAATGACCTAacaatcacacaaacacacagtcacacagaAATGCATATGTGCATAGCTACAAAATATGTGACATGGCATTAAGCACATTGCTGAACAAtaattcttcaaaacatcttgaCGATTTGGAATACAGAATCTTGCAATTATCTCATGTTTCTCTGAGCTTGTGCTTTTGCTCTAAGCTCATCTGATCTCAGCACATGATAGTCACATACTGCACTATCACactgttttttctttctgttgccAGCAGTTACAAGAGTCACAACACAGTAAACAGCTACATAGTGTTAGAAGATCAGAAAACCACAGCTTCCCTTTCCTCAGAACTCTGCCACTTTTTTCAGCaaccacactgatcacatgctACCCATACACATCTCTTTCTGACCTCGTACATCTCCCTCCACTGAGGATTAAGGTTGTTGTCCACGTGGTGGGAGGTGAAGGTCTGCGTGCCCACTCGTAGCACTGCATACGGGTCAGACTTCCCAGATATCACACCTTTCATGTAGTTATCCTTGGCAGCGAGGTTTTCTGCCTCCAGCAAGTGGATACGCACTATACCCTGTgggaaaacacaaaacaagggtGAGCAGAGTGCAAGAGGTGTGCCTTAAAGGAATCGTTcacaccaaaataaaattagctgaatatttacttattacttCACATGCTCAGAAATGGATTCTCTGCGGTCAATGGgtaccatcagaatgagagttcaaacagctgataaaaacatgacaataatccacatgactccagtccatcaacgaatgtcttgtgaagtgaaaagctgtgtttgtaagacacaaatccataattaagacatgttaactttaaactgttgcgagaaaacaatattatgcAGGTATTTTAGCTGAAAGCCACAGCTTGAATTTAAAATCATCTTAAGGATGAAggtttttgcttcacaagatgttaactgatggactagAGTCATgttgattacttgtggattactgtgtTTTTACCAGCTGTttaaactctcattctgacggcacccattcactgcagagaatccattagtgagcaagtgatgtaatgctaaatttctccaaatctgttctgacgaagaaacaaactcatttactcatctcacatTTTGAATGATCTGAGAATGAGTTTCagcaattttcatttctgggtgaactattcctttaattaacATATGTAATTATGTAAATGAGAACATGCCCTTGCAGTTCAACATTATGAAGCAGCTACACTGGACAAGCATGCATGATGAAACTATGGAGTATTAAAGTACACTTGATGGATCTTGAATAGTTCAAATAAGAACGTTAACATAGTTAAATACTCCATTAAAGCACAGTGAAGTGTTACCCGTGGGAGAGGGGAACGCAGCTGTGCTACGTGCAGATTGGCCACCAAAGGCACAGTGAGACGATTGGGGAGAACCAGGAAAGAGGCGATTGCATCCATTATCATAGTGTCCGACATGGCACTGAAAATGAATGCAAGGGGTTCGTACAGAGAAGATGGAAAACAGAAGcacaaacaaaatacatttaaactaatttaaagcATGGCCTCTGAGTGATTATAATGAGTTAATCTATGGTAAATATGAATGACTGCATGTTTCCCTGCTTTATTTGAATAGAGGGAAGCTCAGCAGACTTTGAATAATCAGACCAGTGCTCTACTGATTATTAATGAATGAAGCATATGAGAAGAGAGAGTTACAGTATTAAAAAGTTGCGGTATATCTAAATCATAAAACCAAAATAGAAAAATGATACAAAACAAATGCACTCACTTCAAACCAGGTATGTCTAACAAATTGGTCATCCCAGTCCAGTTGATGTCGAGTTTCTAAGATGTAGAGAAGCAAAAACAAAGACTGTGTAATAAAACAGGGGTTATTACGAAGTGATATAGTAATTAAGATGGAAAATGGTGTACTAACAGGTCTGCGAATGAAGAACATGGTGATGGCTCCAACGAGAGGAACATCTCCAATTAGAGGTTCCAATATCACCCTCAATTTTCCATGGAGCTATAGAGGAAGAGATACTAGTTTCAGTCAATGAGTCTTTTAtctattatatttaatgtgtcaCATTGACCTCCTCCTTGCCTGAATGCCTTTCACTCCAGCTTTACAGAAGTACTTCTTCACCTCAACGTTAATCTCCACATCTCCAGCATAACTGCAACACAGCCAAAAGGATTTAAATACGGCTATAAGCCAAGGGTTTTTTGGTCAATAACCTATTTTTTGGTCTTAAATATCTTGCAACCCTACAAGTAACAGAATTAAGACATAGAGTTTAAGATCACACAGACAATATACACTATactgccaaaagtattgggtcacccccttctaatgaacaggtttgtaatttccatgagtacaaatcttaatgtttaagcatataatgatattctagggaattgtgtgcttctaattttaaagcaacagtttggacaggacccttttgtattctaacatgacaatgcctctgtgcataaggcaaggttcaaaaagaaacgattgatttagtcagtgttgaagaacttgactggtctgcagaaagccaagtcctaatccaagctgaacacctctggtgtgactttaaatgcagatcttgagccaaaaactctttaccaaacaccaatgacttgtacatacactatatggacaaacgtattgggacacccccttctttagaacagaaaaaggcacttccaaaactgtggcaacaaagatggaaacataattcatgtatttaaaaattttatttccatctctgttgcaacagttttggaagtgtctaaaatgactgtacccatatgtacaaatCATTGGTGTTTGGCAAAAATATACTATGAAAAAGACACATCCACAACTCCAAGGTTGAAAACCTGTTTGCCAAGAACAAGACCAGTAACACTACCTGATATAAAGATCCAGTATCACTTGACGTTTATCATGCTCAGTGTAGGCCTTCACTCCAACTACCTTCATAgcctgttaaaaaataaaataaagtataaagattTCTTTAAACCTCTTAGTCAGTGGCCTACATTTTCAAGAAATAGCGGTTATAAACAGAAACTGCGAATCAGTTTCAAATATGAGAAACATATGCAAATCCTTTTTATCAGAAATAGATTTGTATACCCTGTCACCCAGGTCAACTTTGGTGAAGCTGAGAGTTTGCAGATGAGCGCTGGCGGCTCGGATCGAAGGGGCAATAGTCTCCACCAGCAGCTTCTCCAGATACTGTCCAATAAACGGCCAGGCCTGCTGCAGTATCTGTGAGCCGGGATAGTTAAGAACAATAAGAAAAGGTAGAAACTCATGAAGATGACAATATCAAGTCAATGAAGAGATTTTTGCTTCAgagtaaataatataaatatttaattggatATAAAGCACTCTTTGAGATACACAAACATTAGTGCATCATGTTTTGAAATGAATGCATGTAAAatttgtcagtcaaacctcagaTGGAAATCACAAGCACTAAGGAGGAAAACCCTACAGAGCACTTTTTACTTTACCAGACTGCTGTACTCAATAACCTCataaaaataacctttttagattgagcattaataaaatatatactgatTGATTTTCTGTACAGTGGTGCAACAACTTAAATCTATGCTGTTTAGTTTAACACCAAAATCATGACTAAATACAGTTACAAAACCTGCATCAGAACATATTAATTTACTGGGTGTTTGGAAATATCATCAGTTCAAGTAACAGCTAAGAGCAGTGTGCGTTTGTAGTGAGCTTTGAAGCATATCCCACAATCCACCCTCCCTATTCTCACTGTCTAAACAAAAGGTTGTTTGAGGCGAACCTTTGAAGCCTGAATGCTAACAACAAACCTGGTGTGCAAGAAAACTCAAGAACAAGCTGTGAAGTGTCTAGTCTGCTACTCCGAGACGCTCTTATATGAGAATAGACTAATGAAATCTCAAAGCCAGTATAAAAGTTTTGTGCTTTAAAAGGAGAAATCATGAAAGAATCCGGAAGAATCATGTGGCAGTCAGACTGAAGACTTTCACAAGACAATTTTCTTTCAGATAAGCTCTCAAAGTCTGTGTGGTTTGTGGTCTGTGTCTAATAAGCAAACGTTTTGTAATTTTCACGTATTTTACAAGGTTTTACAATGTAGTCTGTGGgtcctttatttaaaaataaggtCTATTATGCCAATGACAACTTAATAAACATTATGCAAAGACTGGAGTGCAGCCAAAACGTTCCAACTATTTATCTTCAGGGACTGAATTTGAAAACATACACGCTGTGCCCTCAGGAGCACGAAGCAGAAACAATGAGAACAGCAGCTGCCATCACGTGTGCATTTGTGCATTTGAATAAAGTTTAATACCTTGTTCATCCACTCAACCTTTTCCACGTCAGGAAAGTTCACCTGTGGCAAACAAAGAGTACATTTTGACTTCTGATGTCAACACATATAACAGAATGGTTTTACATGCAGTATGCATGGACACCTCTTATTTTGTACACTAAATAAACACTGTGAAGGTCAGAGCTGTTGTTAACAAAACACCAGCATTTTCCAGGGAAGACACCAGCTGTGCAGACACAGGAATATACAGTTTAGCCAGTTCTTGAAAATACTTGCACAAGAATACTTGTAAATCTTTAACTAAATGTACTCCATTAAATAGTATGGCAATAGTAGATCGTAATACCTGGAAGAAATAATCATAAAAGTATGACTACAAACAAATATTCAATGGCAAAGGAACCTTAATTAAAGGTCAGTTCTGATTTCAGTGTAGATGTTTAAatctaagtaaataaataataaattccaattgaattaaattacaaataattaaatgaaatataactTGACCCTCTACATACATGATTCCCAActatatattttaatctaaGACACCAGACAAAGGTATATTTCTGCAGCAGTGctctttaaagtttaaacacataattTGTAACAGGATGTGGGTAGGTttatacaaaacacatcagttaaAAAAGCCACTATGTACATATGTATGAGGTATGTGAGGAAAGTGGCACAACTGTTTCTCTGACCACAGGTCATACTTTTCCGAAGAATTACCAACTTCTTCATGTTTTCCCATCACCCCCTCACCAAATTCTTGCTGCAAATGGTTCATTTTGCCATTTAGCTGCTGGTGACTCAGCCCCATGAGGTTGGATACTTCAATGTCCAAATATAGCAAGGGCTGGACTGACTTTGGAATGTAATGAAGTTAATGAGGGACGGGGGATGAAAGGAGGGAGGAgaggaaaatataaatatgaactctgtcagggagtgtgctggatgctTATAAAAGGGAGAAAACTGTAAACTTTGATTGGAAGAGTTGGCTGAAAGAAATTGTCGCTATGATGATGTTGCATGATGACGCATTCTGACTACAAATAATGTCGTAATATAGTTATAAATAAGAGTTCCCTGttaacaaaatgaaagaaacttTCTGTATGTAAAATcttatgtaaaaaatgtaaaatgtatgtaacattttttaacagTCAGAATAACTACTTTATagttcaaataaaaatcttactagTAAGATTAAAAACATTACTACTATGAACTGGAACACACATTAATAGCACTTAATAAATGTGTACCAGCATCTATTCATCTACTGCTAGAAAAACTGATATGGTACAATCAACTATTTGaacattactaaataaaaagttaCTAGTAAAACTGAAATACTAGAGTTGATATCTGAGCTAGTCCCCATAAAATTCAATTGAAAAAGCAATCGGTTACCAGTcacaaatgtaatattaatttttttattgtgataGTGACTAGTAGCAAGTATAGGTACTAGTTTTTAATGATTGTTTCAGTTAACTTAAATCTTCCTTGAATGCATACTAGTGAGTAGTAAAAAGTTGTTAGCTGAACTAGATTAACAGAAACTACAATGGTAAATGCAATTTTTTACCAGTCACAAATGGAATATTTACTTGTTATTGGGATAGTAACTAGTAGCAGGTGTGTGGGTACTGGTTTTGTAACCAATGCATATTACTCAATAGTCAGAAGTGAATGGTTGATATATCTGAACTACAGATCTGCGTAAATTTCAATGGTAAATGCAACTGGTTACCAATTACAAATGGAATATTTAATGGGATATTGACTAGCAATGTAACTAATATGTTTTAGTGACTAACCTACTAGTCACTTTTGAAATAAGAACAAATGAAGGCCATTCGTGAAACGGATCAAGATGTGGTCGCTACCTGATTACTTTGTAATAGGCTAATTACAAAACATAAGTACTGTACATaaaaacaatgttattttaaagcAATGTAGAACACTTGAGTGTGCACTTAGCCTATGATGTGTAATTATGATACGTATTATGTGT
This sequence is a window from Onychostoma macrolepis isolate SWU-2019 chromosome 23, ASM1243209v1, whole genome shotgun sequence. Protein-coding genes within it:
- the esyt1a gene encoding extended synaptotagmin-1, which gives rise to MQKEPMSSEDGGPSPGSAPEAADSALLRDSAGKHAVSVLWSFGKCVGALLPVYLAGYFGFSISLVLLGLLVYMGWKHSRDGKQARLQSAVYFLENEKDVTTTRVFRSKRELPAWVNFPDVEKVEWMNKILQQAWPFIGQYLEKLLVETIAPSIRAASAHLQTLSFTKVDLGDRAMKVVGVKAYTEHDKRQVILDLYISYAGDVEINVEVKKYFCKAGVKGIQLHGKLRVILEPLIGDVPLVGAITMFFIRRPKLDINWTGMTNLLDIPGLNAMSDTMIMDAIASFLVLPNRLTVPLVANLHVAQLRSPLPRGIVRIHLLEAENLAAKDNYMKGVISGKSDPYAVLRVGTQTFTSHHVDNNLNPQWREMYEVIVHEVPGQELELEVFDKDPDQDDFLGRMKLDLGIVKKAVLLDEWYTLKDAPSGQVHLKLEWLSLLPSAERLNEVLERNKNITIYGKTADPPSAAILTVYLDRAQDLPFKKGNKDPSPMVQISVQDTTKESRTVYGTNNPVWEDAFTFFIQDPRKQDIDIQVKDDDRALTLGSLSIPLSRLLSSAELSMDQWFQLEKSGPASRIYMTAMLRVLWLNEEAILTTPVTPLPGDGDIESEVSSGVSKVSPTSKRPEHTSPDSNFATEGVLRIHLVEAQSLIAKDNLMGGMVKGKSDPYVKIRVGGVAFKSQVIKENLNPIWNELYEVILTQLPGQEVEFDLYDKDIDQDDFLGRVKVSLRDLISAQFTDQWYTLNDVKSGRLHLVLEWVSKVSEPTRLEQILHYNYRQSYLNKTVPSAALLFVYVERAHGLPLKKSGKEPKAGAELSLKNISYRTKVVNRSTSPQWDEAFHFLIHNPTEDTLIVKLSHSWGQALGSHVLPVRELLDEKDLVLDRWFSLDGAMPESQILLRAELKLLDSKLAQCSDAEDSSHVIPSGDAAAAANSELRHRSVPIQGGEDASSTGKAQVKLSIAYSSEENRLVITVHACRNLPSYSKDPPDTYISFILLPDKNRITKRKTSVKKKSLKPEFNERFDFYMSHEEAKQKHLEVSVKNSVSFMSREKELLGKLQLDLSQLDLKTGVSQWYDLSHETN